From the genome of Mixophyes fleayi isolate aMixFle1 chromosome 2, aMixFle1.hap1, whole genome shotgun sequence, one region includes:
- the NXPH4 gene encoding neurexophilin-4: protein MDLLFWAFAIFCQWILHKVLCLEGHMTKTLGYLDLGTTGMVKNGPYGTNKPHSLHPSRVFSTDPLKSAKNPMQSPLTPWEWSKNQTLLTGGIGQRAKRKPSLKTGRTKKIFGWGDFYFNIKTVKFSLLVTGKIVDHINGTFSVYFRHNSSSLGNVSVSIVPPTKVVEFELLQQSTLDTRETKTFNCRVEYENTNKALKNKPCLYDPAKNCYMEHTQSHAAWLCAKPFKVICIFISFYSIDYKLVQKVCPDYNFQNDNPYFG, encoded by the coding sequence GTGCTCTGTTTAGAAGGCCACATGACAAAAACGTTAGGATACCTGGACTTGGGAACAACAGGGATGGTGAAGAATGGACCATATGGTACAAATAAACCTCATTCTCTCCATCCATCAAGGGTTTTCTCCACTGATCCCTTGAAGTCAGCAAAAAATCCAATGCAGTCTCCTCTCACCCCATGGGAATGGAGCAAGAATCAGACACTGCTTACTGGGGGAATTGGTCAAAGAGCTAAACGCAAGCCGTCTTTAAAAACTGGGAGAACCAAGAAGATCTTTGGATGGggagatttttattttaacataaaaacTGTCAAGTTCAGTCTGTTGGTGACCGGTAAGATTGTTGACCACATAAATGGGACGTTCAGTGTCTACTTTAGGCACAATTCATCAAGCCTTGGCAATGTGTCTGTCAGTATTGTCCCACCTACAAAGGTAGTAGAGTTTGAGCTCCTTCAGCAGTCTACCTTGGATACTAGAGAGACTAAGACTTTCAACTGTAGGGTAGAATATGAAAACACCAACAAAGCCTTGAAGAACAAACCCTGCCTCTATGACCCAGCCAAAAATTGTTACATGGAGCACACCCAGAGTCATGCTGCATGGCTTTGTGCTAAGCCCTTCAAGGTTATCTGCATCTTCATCTCCTTCTATAGCATTGACTACAAGCTGGTGCAGAAAGTCTGCCCAGATTATAATTTTCAGAATGACAATCCCTACTTTGGTTGA